GGCCAGGAGCTGGGCGCGGTTGGCGTACAGCACGAGCCGGTGGATCGGGTGCTCGCCGGGCAGGTCGCGCTCGGCCAGCTCGACGGCCTCCTCGACCAGGGCGAGCGCGGCGGCCATGCGGCCCCTGCGTACCTCGACGAGGGCCTTGCCGTTGAGGTCGAAGCCGAGGTGGAAGGCCCGCTCGCGGCGGTCGGGGAGCAGCGCGGTGATCGTGACGGCCTCGTTGATCCAGGCCAGCGCCTCTTCGGGGTCACGCCGGGCGTGGTCATGGTGGCGCACCAGGATCATGGCGGTGCCGTACGCGAGGGTGGCGCGGTGGCGGGGGTCGGTGCTGTCCCGGCGGGCGCGGTCGTACAGGGCGCGCGCCTCGTCCTCTCGTTCGACGGCCTCCAAGGCCGCCGCCACCCGCTGGACGAGGAGCCGCCGGCGCTCGGGCGCGGACGCGTACGACGTCCCGCGCAACGCCTCCAGACCGGCCTCGGCCATCGCGTGATGGAACCCCTCGTCGCGGAAGCGGTCGAAGTCAGCGCGCAGCGGGCCGGTCCGGGGTTCGGCGCCGCCGGGGACGATCCGCAGCAGGCCGGGGTCGATCCGCCTCCGCAGCACCTCGACCAGCTCGGTGTCGGTGGGGTCGGCCTCGCCGAGGTTGTCGGCCGTGACGGTCAGCGGCCCCGCCCGCTCCAGGTGGTCGCGGACGAACTCGGCCAGCCCGTTGGCGATCCGGAGCGTCCGGCGGGCGCCGGGGATGAGGATGCGCTGCGCTCTCGGCAGACCTTCGGCCAGCGTCCGCCTGCGGGCCGTGATCCCCAGGCCGGGCGCGGCCACGCGGATCTCGATGTCGTGCGCGGCCACCAGGTCGGGGCTGCGCTCCAGTGCCTCGGGAACCAGCCGGCCCAGCAGCGCGGCCCCGAGCGTGTAGGGGCCGCGGATCCGGCGGTCGGCGTCCAGAACGATCGTGTCCATGCGTCCCTCTCCCGTGGTGCGTGTCCGGTGCGGCCGCGGCCGGCGTCCCGGTGCGGGACGCCGGCGCAGGCCGTTTCAGACGCCGTGCCTCGGGGCGGCGCTCCCGGAAGGCTTCACGGTTCCGGGCTTGTGAACGACGATCTTCTTCATCGGGACCCTCTCACGTTCCAAACACGACGAGATCGCCCGAAAGGCGATCTCGGAGATGACCGGTTCATGTGAACACACGCCACCTCGGCGATCAAGGCTTGTCCCGGTAAGAGGTATTTCCTGTCACCCTATGAAAAAGGCCGAAATATGAGTGATATGTCGCCAAAAAGCGGGATCTAGTCGCCGAGGATGGCGTCCACGAAGACCTCGGGGTCGAACGGCGCGAGGTCGTCGGGCCCCTCGCCGAGACCGGCCAGCTTGACCGGCACCCCCAGCTCCCGCTGGACGGAGATGACGATGCCGCCCTTGGCCGTGCCGTCGAGCTTGGTCAGCGCGATGCCGGTGATGTTGACCACCTCGGCGAACACCTGGGCCTGCCGCATGCCGTTCTGGCCCGTCGTGGCGTCGAGCACGAGCAGCACCTCGTCGACCGTGGCCTTCTTCTCGATGACCCGCTTGACCTTGCCCAGCTCGTCCATGAGACCGGTCTTGGTGTGCAGCCGGCCGGCGGTGTCGACGATGACGACGTCCGCCTTGGCCTCGATGCCCCTGGCCGTCGCGTCGAAGGCGATCGACGCCGGGTCGGCCCCCTCCGGTCCGCGCACGACCTCCGCGCCGACGCGGTCGCCCCACGTCTGGAGCTGGTCGGCCGCCGCGGCGCGGAACGTGTCGGCCGCGCCGAGCACGACCTTCCTGCCGTCGCCGATGAGCACCCGGGCCAGCTTGCCGGTGGTGGTCGTCTTGCCCGTGCCGTTGACCCCGACGACGAGCACCACCGCCGCCCGCTCGCCGTGCTTGGCGACGTTGAGCGTGCGGTCGAGGCCGGGGTTGATCTGGACGAGGAGCTGCTCGCGCAGCAGGGCGCGAACGTCCTCGGGGCTGCGGCTGCCGAGCACCTTGACCCTGGTGCGCAGCTCCTCCACGATCGCCTGCGTCGGAGCCACCCCGACGTCGGCCGTGAGCAGGAGTTCCTCGATCTCGTCCCACACGTCGTCGTCGAGGCGGTCACGCGAGAGCAGGTCGAGCAGCCCGCGGCCGAGCGCGCTCTGCGAGCGGGCCAGCCTCGACCGCAGCCGCACCATCCGGCCGGCGGACGGCGGCGGCACCTCCAGCTCGGGCTTGACGACGACCGGCTCGGCCGGCTTGACCGGCGGCGGGACCGTGGTGGTCGCGCCCTCACCCTCCTCGCCCGCCGGCGCCGGGCGCTTCTCCTTCTCCTCGGGAAGCGGCACCGTCTCGGGCGGCTTGACCGGCGGCGGCGCTACCTTACGGCCCGGTCGGAAAAGCAGGAACAGGCCACCCGCCGCCAGCAGGGCGACGAGTGCCACGATCACGATGACACCGAGGTAACCATCCACAACATGTCAGTTTTCCAGATCAACCGGCATGGTCGGGCCCAGGGCCACGCCGATCGAGCGGACTTGTGGCTGATCAGGCGGGTTCGCACTCGCGCAGGCGCCGGCCGATCAGGCGGGCTCGCGCTCGCGCAGGCGCTGGCTGACCACCTGGGTGACGCCGTCGCCGCGCATCGACACGCCGTACAGCGCGTCGGCGATCTCCATCGTCCGCTTGTTGTGCGTGATGACGATCAGCTGCGAGCTCTGCCGCAGCTCCTCGAACAGGGTCAGCAGCCGCTGCGTGTTGGTGTCGTCGAGCGCCGCCTCGACCTCGTCCATGACGTAGAACGGCGAGGGCCGCGCCTTGAAGATGGAGATCAGGAACGCCACCGCCGTCAGCGAGCGCTCGCCGCCCGACAGCAGCGACAGCCGCTTGACCTTCTTGCCGGGCGGCCGAGCCTCGACCTCGATGCCGGTGGTCAGCATGTCCTCGGGGGCGGTGAGCACCAGCCGCCCGTCGCCGCCGGGGAAGACCCGGGTGAAGATCTGCTCGAACTCGCGCGCCACGTCCTCGTAGGCCGAGGCGAACATCTGCTCCACCCGGTCGTCGACCTCCTTGACCACGGTCAGCAGGTCGCGCCGGGTCTTCTTGAGGTCCTCGAGCTGCGAGTTGAGGAACGCGTGGCGCTCCTCAAGGGCCGCGAACTCCTCCAACGCCAGCGGGTTGACCTTGCCGAGCTGCTGCATCTGCCGCTCGGCGACCCGGGCGCGCTTCTCCTGCTCCTCGCGCACGTACGGCGTGGGCGGCTCGCCGGGGACGGGCGCCTGCGGGCCGTACTCGGAGATCAGCGTCTCGGCCTCGACGCCGAACTCCTCCAGCGCGCGCTGCTCCATCTGCTCCAGGCGCATCCGCTGCTCGGTGCGGGCCATCTCGCTGCCGTGGACGCGGTTGACCAGCTTGTCGAGCTCCTGCCCCAGCTCGCGGACGCGCACCCGGACCTGCTTGAGCTCGGCGTCGACGGCCACGCGGGCCAGGTCGGCGTCGTCACGCTCGCGCGCGGCGAGCCGGACCGACTCGGCGAGAATGGCGAGGACCTGCTTGGCGCCCGTGCTCACGGCCTCGGCCACCGCCGCCTGCCGCCTGCGCCTGGCGCGCTGGGCGGCGGCCTGGGCCCGTTCCTGCCGTTCGCGCTGCGCGGCGCGGATGAGGCCGTCGGCCCGGCCCTCGATGCCCTTGACGCGCTCCTCGGCGGTGCGCACCTGCAGACGGGCCTCCACCTCCCGCTGCCTGGCGCTCTGGCAGGCGGCGGCCAGCTCGTCGCGGGCGTCGGTCGTGGGTTCGGTCTCCAGCTCCTGGGAGTATTCGGCCTCGGCCAGCCGGATCTCCAGCTCGGCCAGCTCCTCCAGACCCTCGGCGCGCGCCTCCTCGGCGGCGGCGACGCTCCTGGCCAGGCGTTCGGCCTCGTCGTGGGCGGCCTTGGCGGCGGCCTCGAACTGGGCCAGCCGCCTGGCCACGGCGGCGTGCCGCTGGTCGGCCTCCCGCTGCCGGGCCCTGACCTGGTCGAGACCGCTCTGGGCGGCGCTCACCCCGGCCTGGGCGGTGCCGGCCGCGGTCTGCGCCTCGCTCACCCTCGCCTGGGCCGCCTCCAGCGCGGCCCGCGCCTCGTGCTCGGCCGCCACCGCCTCGTCCAGCGCCAGGGCGGTGCGCTCGGCCCTGGCCTCGGCCTCCGCCAGGTCGGCGACGGCCTCGTCCAGCGCGGCCCGCACCTGAAGCACGGACGTGCCTCCCTCGGAGCCGCCGCTGGCCAGGTGGGGACCGACGAGGTCGCCGTGCCGGGTGACGGCCCGCAGCCCGTGGTGCCGCTCGGCCACGCGGTGCGCGGCGTCGAGGTCGTCCACGACGACGACGCCGGCGAGCACGTGGTCGACGGCCGCCCGAAGGTGGCCGGGCACGGTCACCAGCGCGGCCGCCCACTCCCCGCCCTCGGGCGCCGGTCCGCGCGCCGGAGCGCCTTCGGAGTCGGCCCGGACCGAGCCTGGGACGTCGGTGCCGGGCGCGCCCGCGACCAGCAGGGTGGCCTGGCCCCCGTCCTTGGCCCGCAGCAGCTCCAGAGCCTGGACGGCCGTGCCGAGCGCGACCACGGCGACCGACTCGGCGACCGGCCCGAGCACGGCCGCGACCGCCGGCTCGGCGCCCGGCGTGACCTGCAGCGAGGCGGCGAGCGGCCCCAGCACCCCGTCGAGGTCGGCCTCCAGCAGCCTCGCCCCGCCGTCGCCCCCGCGGGCCAGGCCCAGCTCCAGGGCCTCTGTGCGGGCCCGGAGAGCGGCCACGGCCCGCTGGGCCTCCTGGTCCGCGGCCCGGGCCGTGCCGACCGCCGACGAGGCCGCCTGGAGGGCCGCGCGGGGCGCGTCAAGGCCGGCCTTGGCCTCCTCGACGGCGACACGGGCCTCGTCGGCGACGGCCTTGGCCTGCTCGACCAGCTCCTGGGCGGTGGCCAGTTCCTCGGCCAGCACCGGGTCGGCGGCCGGCTCCTCCTGGCGCTGCGTCTCCAGGTCGTCGAGGGCCCGCCGCTCGCGGTCGGCCGCGTCGGCGACGGCCCGGCTGAGCCGGCCGATCTCCTCCTCGGCGGCGCGCGACCTGCTGCGTACGGAGTCGACCTTGCCGCGCAGCCGGGCCAGTCCCTCGCGGCGGTCGGCGGCGGCCCGTGCGGCCAGGGCCAGCCGCTGCTCCTCGGCGCCCAGCGCGGCCTCCGCCTCGGCGCGCCGCTGCACGGCGTCCTCCAGCAGCTCCTGGGCCTGCTCCAGCTCCGCCCGGAGGATGAGCTCCTGCTCGCGCACCTCGGCGGCCTCGCGTTCGAGGTCCTCGGGGTCGCGTCCGCGGCGTTCGACGGCCGCGGCGTCGAGGGCGTGGCGGTGGCGCTCGGCGGCGAGCTGCTCCAAACCGGTGATGCGTTCGCGCAGGGAGGACAGCCGGAAGTAGGTCTCCTGGGCGGCGCTGAGCCGTGGCTGGGCCTCGGCCTCGGCGCTCTCCAGGGCGGTCTCGCGCTGCTGGGCCTCGGCCAGCTCGGCCTCCACCTGGGTGCGCCGGGCCAGCACCGCCGCCTCGTCGGCCGCCTCCCGCTGGAGGGTGTCACGCAGGATGCCCACGTCGTCGGCGAGCAGGCGCAGCCGCGCGTCGCGCAGGTCGGCCTGGATCACGGCGGCCTTGCGGGCGATCTCGGCCTGGCGGCCGAGGGGCTTGAGCTGGCGCCGCAGCTCGGTGGCGAGGTCCTGGACGCGGGTGAGGTTGGCCTGCATCGCGTCGAGCTTGCGCAGCGCCTTCTCCTTGCGCTTGCGATGCTTCAGGACTCCGGCGGCCTCCTCGATGAACGCCCGCCGGTCCTCGGGGCCGGCGTGCAGCACGGCGTCGAGCTGCCCCTGGCCGACGATGACGTGCATCTCACGGCCGATGCCGGAGTCGGACAGCAGCTCCTGGATGTCCAGCAGCCGGCAGGTGTCGCCGTTGATGGCGTACTCGCTCTGGCCCGACCGGAACATCAGGCGGCTGATCGTGACCTCGGTGTAGTCGATCGGCAGCGCGCCGTCGGAGTTGTCGATGGTCAGCGTCACCTCGGCGCGGCCCAGCGGCGGCCTGGACGAGGTGCCCGCGAAGATGACGTCCTCCATCTTGCCGCCGCGCAGCGACTTGGCGCTGTGCTCGCCCATGACCCAGGCCAGGGCGTCGACGACGTTGGACTTGCCGGAGCCGTTGGGGCCCACGACGCAGGTGATGCCCGGCTCGAAGCGCAGGGCCGTCGCGGAGGCGAAGGACTTGAAACCGCGCAGGGTGAGGGTCTTCAGATACAAGCGCCGGCCCCCTTCTCCCTGGACGACCTTCGACGTGCCCGGCGTCCCTGGACGGGACCCGGAGAAGCCTACTGGTCATCACCGGCCGGGCGCTGGCCGCCGCGACATCCTCAGCGGCCGGCCAGGCAAAACGCCGGGAAAGAGCTCCCGCAAGAGGGCAAATAACAAGGGACGCCTCGTGGAGACGTCCCTGGATCTTGCGTTCCGATCACTCTCAGGTGAGTGCCGGCTCGCGCTCCTGCATGCGGCTGAGTGCCTCATCGCGGGTTTGCGCCGCAAGAGCGTCATTCTGGGCCTGAAGCCGGATGAGTTCTGCCTCCAGGTCGCGGATGCGCTGCTGCAAGCGACGCATCTCGGAGACCATCCGAGGGTCAGGACCACCGACGTGGCCGAGTAGAGCCTTCGCCATGGTAAAGGGTCCTCCACGCTGAGTGACCAGACTGGTTCGCGCACTTCTTATTCCGCGGGAGGGGTGCGCGTGGTACCTAACAAGAGTCGCACCGGCAGTGTGGGCGGTCAAGTCGGACGGACCACCACGCCCCGCAGAGGGGCACTCCCGACATATAACTATACCCCATTTGGGCGGTTTAGCGAAACCGGCTACCGCTCCCTGAAACCGCCCAAACTACCTCGGACTTCGCTCCATCGTTCCACTACTCCATCGACCCTGCCCGGCGTGTCGCAACCCCTCAGCAGCTCCAGCAACTTGACGCACGCTTGACGCGGCCCCTGGGCCACCACCTCGACCCGGCCGTCGTCGGTGTTGCGAGCCCAGCCCTGCAGGCCCAGCTCCAGCGCCCGCGCCCGGGTCCACCAGCGGAACCCGACGCCCTGCACGTGTCCCCTGACCCACGCGGTCAGCCGCACGTCCTCCACATCCCACCCCTTCCCGGCGGATCTCACGCCACCCGGTGACGCCCGGCGGCCTCCTCGGCGGCCACCTGCGCGGTCACCTCGGCGAAGGCGCGCACCGCGGCGGTCTCGGCCGCGCCCAGCCACACCAGCCCGAGCACCGAGGCGGGCAGTCCCGTGACGGGGACGAAGGTCACGTCGTCCCGCTCGTGGTAGACCGCCGTCGGCGTGCAGAACAGCATCCCGCCCCGGCCGAGCGCCACCAGCGTGATGCCCTCCTGGCTGGTGGCGACCGTACCGCCCAGAGTGACGGGACGGCCCGCCGGGGTGCTGGCCGGGGCCACCAGCTCGCGCCAGCGGCGCGGCGCCGGCCCCTCCAGGCCGATCAGCGGCAGGTCCGCCAGCTCCTCCGCCGCGATGGCGGACCTGCCGGCGAGCGGATGCCCGGCGGACAGCCCGAGCCGTACGGGCACCTCGTTCAGCCCTGGACTCGTCCGCAGGTCGGGCTCGTCCACCGGCAGCAGGGTGAAGGCCACGTCCACCAGGCCCGCGCGGACCTTCCCGAAGGGGTCGGCGAGCGGCACCTCCACCAGATGGACCTCACACGACGGGTACAGCCGCTCGAACGCCCGCACGGCGCCGGTGACCAGGCCGGTCGGCGTCCCGAGGAAGCCGGCCCGCAGGACGCCCGTCACCTCGCGGGCGGCCGACCTGGCCCGCTCCACCGCGCCCGTCAGGCCGTCGTAGGCCGGTCGCAGGTCTGCCAGGAACCGCTCGCCCAGCGGCGTGAGCCGGACCCGCCTGCTGGTCCGCTCGAAGAGCCGGGCGCCGATCCGCGTCTCCAGCCCCCGGACGAGCTGGCTGACCCGGCCGGGCGACAGGTACAGCCGTTCGGCGGCCCGCGCGAAGTGCAGCTCCTCGCTCAGGACGACGAAGCACTCCAGTTCTCTGAACTCCATGTCACCCCTTAGTCCCACTAAACCAAGCCTGAGGGTCCCGTCATTGTTCCCCCGGCGCCACAGTCCGACGCTGGAGCGCATGACCACGACCACGACCCCGCCCCGGGACACCGGGGCCGCCTGGCTCGCCGTGACCACGGTCGCGGTGGGCACCTTCACCGTCGTCACCGGCGAGATGCTGCCGGTCGGGCTGCTGACCCCGATCGCGGCCGAACTGGAGGTGTCCGAAGGCACTGCGGGGCTGACGATGACGGCTCCCGGCCTGGTCGCCGCCGCCTCCGCCCCGCTGCTGACGCTCGGCGCGCGGCGCCTCGACCGGCGGACGGTGCTGTACGGGCTGATGGCGCTGCTGGCCGCGGCCAACCTGCTGGCCGCGCTGGCCCCCGCCTACCCGGTGCTGCTGGTGGCCCGGGTGCTGACGGGAGTGAGCATCGGCGGGTTCTGGGCGTTCGCGTTCGCCATGGCGGGCCGGCTGGTGCCGGAGCCCCAGGCCGGCCGGGCGGCGTC
This Nonomuraea muscovyensis DNA region includes the following protein-coding sequences:
- a CDS encoding acylphosphatase, translated to MEDVRLTAWVRGHVQGVGFRWWTRARALELGLQGWARNTDDGRVEVVAQGPRQACVKLLELLRGCDTPGRVDGVVERWSEVRGSLGGFRER
- a CDS encoding LysR substrate-binding domain-containing protein; this encodes MEFRELECFVVLSEELHFARAAERLYLSPGRVSQLVRGLETRIGARLFERTSRRVRLTPLGERFLADLRPAYDGLTGAVERARSAAREVTGVLRAGFLGTPTGLVTGAVRAFERLYPSCEVHLVEVPLADPFGKVRAGLVDVAFTLLPVDEPDLRTSPGLNEVPVRLGLSAGHPLAGRSAIAAEELADLPLIGLEGPAPRRWRELVAPASTPAGRPVTLGGTVATSQEGITLVALGRGGMLFCTPTAVYHERDDVTFVPVTGLPASVLGLVWLGAAETAAVRAFAEVTAQVAAEEAAGRHRVA
- the ftsY gene encoding signal recognition particle-docking protein FtsY — translated: MDGYLGVIVIVALVALLAAGGLFLLFRPGRKVAPPPVKPPETVPLPEEKEKRPAPAGEEGEGATTTVPPPVKPAEPVVVKPELEVPPPSAGRMVRLRSRLARSQSALGRGLLDLLSRDRLDDDVWDEIEELLLTADVGVAPTQAIVEELRTRVKVLGSRSPEDVRALLREQLLVQINPGLDRTLNVAKHGERAAVVLVVGVNGTGKTTTTGKLARVLIGDGRKVVLGAADTFRAAAADQLQTWGDRVGAEVVRGPEGADPASIAFDATARGIEAKADVVIVDTAGRLHTKTGLMDELGKVKRVIEKKATVDEVLLVLDATTGQNGMRQAQVFAEVVNITGIALTKLDGTAKGGIVISVQRELGVPVKLAGLGEGPDDLAPFDPEVFVDAILGD
- a CDS encoding tetratricopeptide repeat protein, with translation MDTIVLDADRRIRGPYTLGAALLGRLVPEALERSPDLVAAHDIEIRVAAPGLGITARRRTLAEGLPRAQRILIPGARRTLRIANGLAEFVRDHLERAGPLTVTADNLGEADPTDTELVEVLRRRIDPGLLRIVPGGAEPRTGPLRADFDRFRDEGFHHAMAEAGLEALRGTSYASAPERRRLLVQRVAAALEAVEREDEARALYDRARRDSTDPRHRATLAYGTAMILVRHHDHARRDPEEALAWINEAVTITALLPDRRERAFHLGFDLNGKALVEVRRGRMAAALALVEEAVELAERDLPGEHPIHRLVLYANRAQLLARAGRVQEALADYAVAIGADPGYPDYYLDRGSVLHGLGRHADALADYEAAIRLSPPFPEAYYNRAEVRYATGDLDGALTDLGHTLELDPEFVPAYANRSGLLAAAGDHDAARRDAERGLALAPRDPHLRCVLGQVEAAAGSRAAALAAFDLALELDPDLVAAWASRGALAFESGDHAAALDDLTQALKLAESAELLFNRALVHRAAGRAHEARQDLLRAAELAPDDPDITRALAGE
- the smc gene encoding chromosome segregation protein SMC, with protein sequence MYLKTLTLRGFKSFASATALRFEPGITCVVGPNGSGKSNVVDALAWVMGEHSAKSLRGGKMEDVIFAGTSSRPPLGRAEVTLTIDNSDGALPIDYTEVTISRLMFRSGQSEYAINGDTCRLLDIQELLSDSGIGREMHVIVGQGQLDAVLHAGPEDRRAFIEEAAGVLKHRKRKEKALRKLDAMQANLTRVQDLATELRRQLKPLGRQAEIARKAAVIQADLRDARLRLLADDVGILRDTLQREAADEAAVLARRTQVEAELAEAQQRETALESAEAEAQPRLSAAQETYFRLSSLRERITGLEQLAAERHRHALDAAAVERRGRDPEDLEREAAEVREQELILRAELEQAQELLEDAVQRRAEAEAALGAEEQRLALAARAAADRREGLARLRGKVDSVRSRSRAAEEEIGRLSRAVADAADRERRALDDLETQRQEEPAADPVLAEELATAQELVEQAKAVADEARVAVEEAKAGLDAPRAALQAASSAVGTARAADQEAQRAVAALRARTEALELGLARGGDGGARLLEADLDGVLGPLAASLQVTPGAEPAVAAVLGPVAESVAVVALGTAVQALELLRAKDGGQATLLVAGAPGTDVPGSVRADSEGAPARGPAPEGGEWAAALVTVPGHLRAAVDHVLAGVVVVDDLDAAHRVAERHHGLRAVTRHGDLVGPHLASGGSEGGTSVLQVRAALDEAVADLAEAEARAERTALALDEAVAAEHEARAALEAAQARVSEAQTAAGTAQAGVSAAQSGLDQVRARQREADQRHAAVARRLAQFEAAAKAAHDEAERLARSVAAAEEARAEGLEELAELEIRLAEAEYSQELETEPTTDARDELAAACQSARQREVEARLQVRTAEERVKGIEGRADGLIRAAQRERQERAQAAAQRARRRRQAAVAEAVSTGAKQVLAILAESVRLAARERDDADLARVAVDAELKQVRVRVRELGQELDKLVNRVHGSEMARTEQRMRLEQMEQRALEEFGVEAETLISEYGPQAPVPGEPPTPYVREEQEKRARVAERQMQQLGKVNPLALEEFAALEERHAFLNSQLEDLKKTRRDLLTVVKEVDDRVEQMFASAYEDVAREFEQIFTRVFPGGDGRLVLTAPEDMLTTGIEVEARPPGKKVKRLSLLSGGERSLTAVAFLISIFKARPSPFYVMDEVEAALDDTNTQRLLTLFEELRQSSQLIVITHNKRTMEIADALYGVSMRGDGVTQVVSQRLREREPA